A DNA window from Sulfurimonas hongkongensis contains the following coding sequences:
- a CDS encoding integron integrase: MEVKKKLLDIVRDKIRFKHYSFSTEKTYVHWIKHYILFHHKKHPIEMGKAEIEQYLTKLAVKDRVSPTTQNQAFSAILFLYKEVLGVDISEWNIQAFRSQERKHIPVVLTKDEVKRVLQNIPMDYSVIVHLMYGCGLRMNEALNLRIKDIDFGYEKIYIWDSKSLTDRTIPLPKKLKEQLLAQVRLVEKLHKNDIDNGFGSVYLPYSLEKKYPSAKYETKWQYLFPMKNISKDPRTHEKRRHHIHPQTLGRNIKAASQKANLNKRVTSHIFRHSYATHLLQAGIDLRSIQELLGHKSVETTMIYTHVVSEMNKAKVISPLDF, translated from the coding sequence ATGGAAGTTAAAAAGAAATTGTTGGACATAGTAAGAGATAAGATTCGTTTTAAACACTATAGTTTCTCAACTGAAAAAACTTATGTGCATTGGATTAAGCATTACATCTTATTTCATCACAAAAAACATCCCATCGAAATGGGTAAAGCAGAAATAGAACAGTACCTTACTAAGTTAGCGGTAAAAGACAGAGTTTCGCCAACGACTCAGAACCAGGCTTTTAGTGCTATCTTATTTTTATACAAAGAGGTGCTTGGTGTTGATATAAGCGAGTGGAATATTCAGGCATTTCGTTCTCAAGAAAGAAAACATATACCAGTTGTGCTTACAAAAGATGAAGTGAAAAGAGTACTACAAAATATACCTATGGACTATAGTGTTATAGTACATCTTATGTACGGATGTGGGTTAAGAATGAATGAGGCTTTAAATCTCAGAATAAAAGATATTGATTTTGGATATGAAAAAATATATATTTGGGATTCAAAATCTTTAACAGACAGAACTATCCCTCTTCCTAAAAAGCTAAAAGAGCAGCTCTTAGCTCAAGTAAGGCTAGTTGAAAAGCTGCATAAAAATGATATAGACAATGGTTTTGGAAGTGTTTATTTACCTTACTCTTTAGAAAAAAAATACCCATCAGCAAAGTATGAAACCAAATGGCAGTACCTATTTCCTATGAAAAACATATCTAAAGACCCAAGAACACATGAAAAAAGAAGACATCACATCCATCCGCAAACTTTAGGACGAAACATAAAAGCAGCATCTCAAAAGGCAAACCTAAACAAGCGTGTAACTTCACATATTTTTAGACACTCTTACGCTACGCATCTACTACAAGCTGGGATAGATCTCAGGAGTATACAGGAGCTTTTAGGTCATAAAAGTGTTGAGACAACCATGATATATACTCATGTAGTGAGTGAGATGAACAAGGCTAAAGTTATAAGCCCTTTGGATTTCTAG